In Nocardioides sp. InS609-2, a single genomic region encodes these proteins:
- the dnaG gene encoding DNA primase gives MAGRIRDDDIAEVRDKARIDEIVSSYVTLRKAGGGSLKGLCPFHDEKSPSFHVTPARQFWHCFGCGEGGDVISFLMKIDGVTFVEAVERLGEKYGVQLRREDGDSPSERPRGPQRSRLIEAHRVAQEFYRDQLATPDAIVARQFLSERGFDQAAAETFGIGFAPREGEALHRHLRQRNFTDEETVAAGLVAQGRSAYDRFRGRLLWPIRESNGDTIGFGARRIFDDDRIDAKYLNTSETAIYKKSHVLYGLDLARREIARSSQAVVVEGYTDVMACHLAGVGTAVATCGTAFGDDHARVLRRFLHDHEEFRGEVIFTFDGDAAGQKAALRAFGGDQNFVSQTYVAVEPSGMDPCDLRIKEGDAAVRELVAKRQPLYRFVLGNVASRYDLDRADGRIDALREAARLVSSIRDKSKVDAFAREIAVMLGVDVDEARTEVRRAANRPAQRPTERSGGRTDVRRGQEPEAAPEQPRRQLPDLRDPRFSIERETLKLVIQHPSSVGRSAANVGPNDFTHPTYRAVWEAVAANGGPTVGASDPGWASKVRSAAVDPAVSSAISELGVEPVRLSGDPAASYVDAHVYRLQELTALRRISDLKSRLQRTNPVEHAVDYNKMFGELVALEQHRRSLRDLATGAQA, from the coding sequence GTGGCAGGCCGGATCAGAGACGACGACATCGCCGAGGTGCGCGACAAGGCACGCATCGACGAGATCGTCTCCTCCTACGTCACGCTTCGCAAGGCCGGCGGCGGCTCGCTCAAGGGCCTGTGCCCCTTCCACGACGAGAAGTCCCCGTCGTTCCACGTCACGCCTGCCCGCCAGTTCTGGCACTGCTTCGGCTGCGGCGAGGGCGGCGACGTCATCAGCTTCCTGATGAAGATCGACGGCGTCACGTTCGTCGAGGCCGTCGAGCGACTCGGCGAGAAGTACGGCGTCCAACTGCGGCGCGAGGACGGCGACTCGCCCTCCGAGCGACCGCGCGGCCCGCAGCGCAGCCGGCTGATCGAGGCCCACCGCGTCGCGCAGGAGTTCTACCGCGACCAGCTGGCGACCCCCGACGCGATCGTCGCCCGCCAGTTCCTCAGCGAACGCGGCTTCGACCAGGCGGCCGCCGAGACCTTCGGCATCGGGTTCGCGCCGCGCGAAGGGGAGGCGCTCCACCGCCACCTGCGTCAGCGCAACTTCACCGACGAGGAGACCGTCGCGGCCGGCCTCGTCGCGCAGGGCCGGTCGGCGTACGACCGTTTCCGCGGCCGGCTGCTCTGGCCGATCCGCGAGTCCAACGGCGACACCATCGGCTTCGGCGCGCGACGCATCTTCGACGACGACCGGATCGACGCCAAGTACCTCAACACCTCCGAGACCGCGATCTACAAGAAGAGCCACGTGCTCTACGGCCTCGACCTCGCGCGCCGCGAGATTGCGCGGTCGTCGCAGGCCGTGGTGGTCGAGGGCTACACCGACGTGATGGCCTGCCACCTCGCCGGCGTCGGCACGGCGGTGGCCACGTGCGGCACGGCGTTCGGCGACGACCACGCGCGGGTGCTGCGGCGCTTCCTGCACGACCACGAGGAGTTCCGCGGCGAGGTGATCTTCACGTTCGACGGCGACGCGGCCGGGCAGAAGGCGGCGCTCCGCGCGTTCGGCGGCGACCAGAACTTCGTGTCCCAGACCTACGTCGCGGTCGAGCCCTCGGGCATGGACCCGTGCGACCTGCGCATCAAGGAGGGCGATGCCGCGGTGCGCGAGCTGGTCGCCAAGCGCCAGCCGCTCTACCGCTTCGTCCTCGGCAACGTGGCCAGCCGCTACGACCTCGACCGCGCCGACGGCCGCATCGACGCGCTCCGCGAGGCCGCACGCCTGGTGTCGAGCATCCGCGACAAGTCCAAGGTCGACGCCTTCGCCCGTGAGATCGCCGTCATGCTCGGCGTCGACGTCGACGAGGCCCGCACCGAGGTGCGCCGCGCCGCCAACCGCCCCGCGCAGCGGCCGACCGAGCGGTCGGGCGGTCGCACCGACGTACGCCGCGGGCAGGAGCCCGAAGCCGCCCCCGAGCAGCCTCGCCGGCAGCTGCCCGACCTCCGCGACCCGCGATTCTCGATCGAGCGCGAGACGTTGAAGCTGGTGATCCAGCATCCGTCCTCCGTCGGTCGCAGCGCCGCAAACGTGGGTCCCAACGACTTCACCCACCCGACCTACCGCGCGGTCTGGGAGGCCGTGGCAGCCAACGGTGGCCCGACCGTCGGTGCCTCCGACCCGGGCTGGGCGTCGAAGGTGCGATCGGCCGCGGTCGACCCGGCTGTGTCGTCGGCGATCAGCGAGCTGGGCGTCGAGCCGGTGCGTCTCAGCGGCGACCCAGCCGCGTCGTACGTCGACGCCCACGTCTACCGGCTCCAGGAGCTCACCGCCCTGCGTCGCATCTCCGACCTCAAGTCGCGGTTGCAGCGCACCAACCCGGTCGAGCACGCCGTCGACTACAACAAGATGTTCGGCGAGCTGGTCGCGCTCGAGCAGCACCGCCGCAGCCTGCGCGACCTGGCGACGGGAGCCCAGGCATGA
- a CDS encoding alkaline phosphatase family protein, with amino-acid sequence MRLRSCLAAVVAVLAMTACQQPTGAAAHRAEHQAAGRLPRVTKVLVFVVENHSRDEMRSQMPHLAGLGKRYSFATRYRAVTHPSLPNYLAIAGGSTFGVTDDDSPGGHVIHGRSVFGQAIAAGKTAKVYAEGMPGSCALQPGGTRYAVKHNPWAYFAEERALCNAYDVPLGALSADAESGSLPAAGMVVPDLCHDAHDCDLAGADVWLRDMVGAVLAGPDFASGHLAVVITADEDDRSQGNLVLTTVLHPSQQGHVVRTPLTHYSLTRFYDQVLRVPALRRASTAPDLAKAFGLPVPRLRTR; translated from the coding sequence GTGAGACTGCGTAGCTGCCTGGCCGCTGTCGTGGCCGTGCTCGCGATGACGGCGTGCCAGCAACCCACAGGAGCAGCCGCCCACCGCGCCGAGCACCAAGCCGCCGGACGTCTGCCGCGGGTGACCAAGGTGCTGGTGTTCGTCGTCGAGAACCACTCACGGGACGAGATGCGCAGCCAGATGCCCCACCTGGCTGGTCTCGGCAAGAGGTACTCCTTCGCCACGAGGTACCGCGCCGTCACGCACCCGTCGTTGCCCAACTACCTCGCGATCGCAGGAGGCAGCACGTTCGGCGTGACCGACGACGACTCCCCTGGAGGCCACGTCATCCACGGCCGGTCGGTCTTCGGCCAGGCCATCGCTGCTGGCAAGACAGCCAAGGTGTACGCGGAGGGGATGCCCGGCAGTTGCGCCCTGCAGCCCGGCGGCACCCGCTACGCGGTCAAGCACAACCCGTGGGCGTACTTCGCAGAAGAACGAGCACTCTGCAATGCGTACGACGTCCCGCTGGGCGCTCTCTCCGCGGACGCGGAGTCGGGCAGCCTGCCAGCCGCCGGGATGGTGGTGCCCGACCTGTGCCATGACGCGCATGACTGCGACCTCGCCGGGGCCGACGTCTGGCTGCGGGACATGGTCGGCGCCGTGCTCGCCGGTCCAGACTTCGCCTCCGGCCACCTCGCCGTCGTGATCACCGCCGACGAGGACGACCGGTCCCAGGGCAACCTCGTGCTCACGACCGTGCTGCACCCGAGCCAGCAGGGCCATGTCGTGCGGACACCGCTCACGCACTACAGCCTCACCCGCTTCTACGACCAGGTGCTGCGGGTTCCGGCCCTGCGGCGGGCATCGACGGCGCCCGACCTGGCCAAGGCATTCGGGCTCCCGGTGCCCCGACTCCGGACCAGATGA
- a CDS encoding HNH endonuclease, with the protein MSHYRAVSLLNATYEPLGHVDFPKAVRMLFRQVAVVEEGDETRRIGPHPWPTVLRLVRYVVQSWLYRPAAWHRGGVFLRDGHKCAYCGAKATTVDHIVPRSRGGEWSWVNCVAACSPCNGRKGNRTPQEARMPLRFATPRVPLVGEIVRARRAA; encoded by the coding sequence ATGTCTCACTACCGAGCCGTGTCGCTCCTCAACGCCACCTACGAGCCGCTGGGCCACGTCGACTTCCCCAAGGCCGTGCGGATGCTCTTCCGCCAGGTCGCCGTCGTCGAGGAGGGCGACGAGACCCGTCGCATCGGCCCGCACCCGTGGCCGACGGTGCTCCGCCTCGTGCGGTACGTCGTCCAGTCGTGGCTCTACCGCCCGGCGGCGTGGCACCGGGGCGGTGTCTTCCTGCGCGACGGGCACAAGTGCGCCTACTGCGGCGCGAAGGCGACCACTGTCGACCACATTGTCCCGCGCTCACGTGGCGGCGAATGGTCATGGGTGAACTGCGTCGCGGCGTGCAGCCCGTGCAACGGCCGCAAGGGCAACCGGACCCCCCAGGAGGCCCGGATGCCACTACGTTTCGCGACGCCACGGGTGCCGCTCGTCGGCGAGATCGTCCGCGCCCGACGAGCGGCCTGA
- a CDS encoding alpha/beta hydrolase, which translates to MPSINSGSVDIHYEDTGGDGRPVVLIHGWPLSGASWSEQVPALTAAGHRVITYDRRGFGQSGKPGTDSSYDYDTLTTDLDALMTELDLQDASLVGFSMGGGEVARYVGTYGESRVHSVVLASAVPPCLLKDDDHPDGALTLDDVAGMQEQLRADRDGFLDGFLTNFFSAGGDLRVTEEQRREAVALAAQADLDAAAECIRSWVTDFTGDLAKVTVPLLVIHGDSDAIVPFEVSGERSAAAVSNSELVKVADGPHGINVSHADEFNKALLDFLAH; encoded by the coding sequence ATGCCCAGCATCAACTCCGGTTCGGTCGACATCCACTACGAGGACACCGGCGGCGACGGCCGCCCGGTCGTCCTCATCCACGGCTGGCCGCTGAGCGGCGCCTCCTGGTCCGAGCAGGTCCCGGCACTGACCGCGGCCGGTCACCGGGTGATCACCTACGACCGACGCGGCTTCGGCCAGTCCGGCAAGCCGGGCACCGACTCCTCCTACGACTACGACACCCTCACCACCGACCTCGACGCGCTGATGACAGAGCTCGACCTGCAGGACGCCAGCCTGGTCGGCTTCTCGATGGGTGGCGGCGAGGTCGCCCGCTATGTCGGGACGTACGGCGAGAGCCGGGTGCACAGCGTCGTACTCGCGTCCGCGGTGCCGCCCTGCCTGCTCAAGGACGACGACCACCCCGACGGCGCCCTCACGCTCGATGACGTGGCCGGCATGCAGGAGCAGCTGCGCGCCGACCGCGACGGGTTCCTCGATGGCTTCCTGACCAACTTCTTCAGCGCCGGCGGAGACCTCAGGGTGACCGAGGAGCAGCGCCGTGAGGCGGTGGCTCTCGCCGCCCAGGCCGACCTGGACGCGGCCGCCGAATGCATCCGGTCGTGGGTCACCGACTTCACCGGCGACCTGGCCAAGGTCACCGTGCCACTGCTCGTGATCCACGGCGACTCCGACGCGATCGTGCCGTTCGAGGTGTCGGGCGAGCGCTCGGCCGCGGCGGTGTCCAACAGCGAGCTCGTGAAGGTCGCCGACGGACCGCACGGGATCAACGTCAGCCACGCCGACGAGTTCAACAAGGCGCTGCTGGACTTCCTGGCGCACTGA
- a CDS encoding PIG-L deacetylase family protein — protein MEPLESLSEDWERALCVVAHPDDLEFGAAAAIARWTRQGKDVVYCMVTSGEAGIDGMAPDEARTVREAEQVESARIVGVDTVDFLGLPDGILEYGVPLRRAIAEVVRRHRPEIVITGNFQETWGGRNFNQADHIAVGKAVIDAVRDAGNRWIFNDQLTDGLEPWGGVREVWASGSPGATHGVDTTATFDAGVESLRAHAAYIEGLGWENWDPREFLEGFGRQAGQRMGVAFATTFEVYPMGWGE, from the coding sequence ATGGAGCCACTGGAATCCCTCAGCGAGGACTGGGAGCGGGCGCTCTGCGTCGTCGCTCACCCCGACGATCTCGAGTTCGGCGCAGCCGCCGCCATCGCCCGCTGGACCCGGCAGGGCAAGGACGTCGTCTACTGCATGGTGACCAGCGGCGAGGCCGGCATCGACGGCATGGCCCCCGATGAGGCCCGCACCGTCCGCGAGGCCGAACAGGTCGAGTCGGCACGCATCGTCGGCGTCGACACCGTGGACTTCCTCGGCCTCCCCGACGGCATCCTCGAGTACGGCGTCCCGCTGAGGCGCGCGATCGCCGAGGTCGTGCGTCGCCATCGGCCGGAGATCGTGATCACCGGCAACTTCCAGGAGACCTGGGGCGGGCGCAACTTCAACCAGGCCGACCACATCGCCGTCGGCAAGGCAGTGATCGACGCGGTCCGCGACGCGGGCAACCGCTGGATCTTCAACGACCAGCTGACCGATGGCCTCGAGCCGTGGGGCGGCGTGCGTGAGGTGTGGGCGTCCGGGTCGCCGGGGGCCACGCACGGTGTCGACACCACCGCCACCTTCGACGCCGGCGTGGAGTCACTGCGTGCGCACGCGGCGTACATCGAGGGACTCGGCTGGGAGAACTGGGACCCGCGCGAGTTCCTCGAGGGCTTCGGCCGGCAGGCGGGTCAGCGGATGGGCGTGGCGTTCGCGACGACCTTCGAGGTCTACCCGATGGGCTGGGGCGAGTAG
- a CDS encoding GNAT family N-acetyltransferase: MIGIVEVDPSDEAALRAYWETEQTAIRADRPHALLRTWDMLLKDAQSPGRYYRRRLLAARDGDVTVATAEIGGFVEDNTHLADLEINVLPDRRREGIGRAVYDDAMRRCAEQGRTTVCGELHVPMGTEPVAAAPYAFATAMGLAEVHAEDHLVLPLPVDDGHVAVLRTAAEAKAAEYEIITWGDVCPDDYIEAFCALRTRMDSDVPIGEVDYQPVVYTVERLRTSEERVAKLYGSVVSAARRRRDGVFAGYSQVYVPHGEPDVLQDDTLVMPDHRGRRLGTLLKLATLGVLTEEYPASTSIHTWTDPDNHAMQRTNRDFGFRAVERMYEMQVKRS; encoded by the coding sequence GTGATCGGCATCGTCGAAGTTGACCCATCGGACGAGGCAGCGCTGCGTGCCTACTGGGAGACCGAGCAGACCGCGATCCGGGCCGACCGCCCGCACGCACTGCTCCGGACCTGGGACATGCTTCTGAAGGACGCCCAGTCGCCCGGCCGCTACTACCGCCGCCGTCTGCTGGCCGCGCGTGACGGCGACGTCACCGTCGCGACGGCCGAGATCGGCGGTTTCGTCGAGGACAACACCCACCTCGCCGACCTCGAGATCAACGTGCTGCCCGACCGACGTCGTGAGGGCATCGGCCGCGCGGTGTACGACGACGCGATGCGCCGCTGCGCAGAGCAAGGTCGCACCACGGTCTGTGGGGAGCTCCACGTCCCGATGGGCACCGAACCTGTGGCCGCTGCGCCGTACGCCTTCGCCACGGCCATGGGTCTGGCCGAGGTGCACGCCGAGGACCACTTGGTGTTGCCGCTGCCGGTCGACGACGGCCATGTCGCGGTGCTTCGCACGGCCGCGGAGGCCAAGGCGGCCGAGTACGAGATCATCACGTGGGGCGACGTCTGCCCAGACGACTACATCGAGGCGTTCTGCGCGTTGCGCACCCGGATGGACAGCGACGTACCGATCGGCGAGGTCGACTACCAGCCGGTCGTCTACACCGTCGAGCGGCTGCGCACGTCGGAGGAGCGGGTCGCCAAGCTGTACGGCTCGGTCGTCTCGGCGGCTCGCCGTCGCCGCGACGGCGTCTTCGCCGGCTACTCGCAGGTCTACGTCCCGCACGGCGAGCCCGACGTGCTCCAGGACGACACCCTCGTGATGCCTGACCACCGCGGCCGCCGCCTCGGCACCCTGCTCAAGCTCGCGACGCTCGGCGTACTCACCGAGGAGTACCCCGCCTCGACCTCGATCCACACCTGGACCGACCCCGACAACCACGCCATGCAGCGCACCAATCGCGACTTCGGCTTCCGTGCCGTCGAGCGGATGTACGAGATGCAGGTCAAGCGCAGTTGA
- a CDS encoding isoprenylcysteine carboxylmethyltransferase family protein has translation MVRVPPPLLALAAAVAQRALTRASPPNPGRAAVAATVAAVSVAMAGSAAGQFRHRGTTLEPFHPDRATFLVTAGANSISRNPMYVGLAGLLVAHALSRGSWRALVPVAGFVVVIDRLQVEAEESALLDRFGDEYESYRAASPRWLDRRSLHFASPSL, from the coding sequence ATGGTGCGTGTTCCTCCTCCCCTGCTGGCGCTCGCCGCCGCCGTGGCTCAGCGGGCGCTGACGCGTGCGTCCCCGCCGAACCCCGGTCGCGCCGCGGTGGCGGCGACCGTCGCCGCGGTGTCCGTGGCGATGGCCGGCTCGGCCGCCGGGCAGTTCCGTCATCGTGGGACGACCCTCGAGCCGTTCCACCCCGATCGGGCGACGTTCCTCGTCACCGCTGGCGCCAACTCGATAAGTCGTAATCCCATGTACGTCGGCTTGGCCGGACTGCTCGTCGCGCACGCACTGTCTCGAGGCTCCTGGCGTGCCTTGGTCCCCGTCGCTGGCTTCGTGGTGGTCATCGACCGGCTCCAGGTGGAGGCAGAGGAATCCGCCCTCCTGGACAGGTTCGGAGACGAGTACGAGTCCTATCGCGCAGCATCACCACGCTGGCTTGACCGCCGGTCTCTCCACTTCGCGAGTCCGTCGCTTTGA
- a CDS encoding IS630 family transposase translates to MANRPAPALVLRAGDREELERWTRASTVTASAAKRARIVLLADDGVANTRIAELVDATVTTVLLWRQRYQAKGLVGLADQPRSGRPRTLDHRAIVAETLKPPPKKLGVTHWSSRLLAERLKISNTSVARAWRAYGVKPWKAESFRFSTDPELAGKVTDICGLYLAPPQNAIVLCVDEKSQIQALDRTVPILPMQEGRIERRSHDYYRHGTSTLFAALDIATGQVTAALKQRHRHQEFLAFLKQIERAYRHVLDSDGEPVELHLVMDNYAAHKHTNVRAWLEKNPRFKVHFTPTHASWMNLVEVWFGIVERQAIRRGVFKSVKDLNTKIRTFIDGWNDRSHPFVWTKTAEEILKKANRPTTSNPRH, encoded by the coding sequence ATGGCGAATCGTCCTGCTCCGGCCCTTGTTCTGCGTGCTGGCGATCGCGAAGAGCTCGAACGTTGGACCCGGGCATCGACAGTGACGGCGTCTGCTGCGAAGCGTGCCCGGATCGTGTTGCTCGCGGACGACGGGGTGGCCAACACCCGGATCGCGGAGCTGGTCGACGCGACGGTGACCACGGTGTTGTTGTGGCGGCAGCGGTACCAGGCCAAGGGGTTGGTTGGTCTGGCTGATCAGCCGCGGTCTGGTCGTCCGCGGACGCTGGACCATCGTGCGATCGTGGCCGAGACCTTGAAGCCGCCGCCGAAGAAGCTGGGTGTCACGCACTGGTCCTCGCGACTGCTTGCCGAGCGTCTGAAGATCAGCAACACCTCGGTCGCCCGCGCGTGGCGGGCCTACGGGGTCAAGCCGTGGAAGGCCGAATCGTTCCGGTTCTCCACCGACCCCGAGCTGGCCGGGAAGGTCACCGACATCTGCGGTCTCTACCTCGCGCCACCACAGAACGCGATCGTGCTGTGCGTGGATGAGAAGTCCCAGATCCAGGCGCTGGACCGCACCGTCCCGATCCTGCCCATGCAGGAGGGGCGGATCGAGCGCCGATCCCACGACTACTACCGACACGGTACCTCGACCCTTTTCGCCGCCCTCGACATCGCCACCGGGCAAGTCACCGCCGCCCTCAAGCAACGGCACCGACATCAGGAGTTCCTGGCGTTCCTCAAGCAGATCGAACGGGCCTACCGACACGTCCTCGACAGCGACGGCGAGCCCGTCGAGCTGCACCTGGTGATGGACAACTACGCCGCACACAAACACACGAACGTCCGCGCGTGGCTCGAGAAGAACCCGCGGTTCAAGGTCCACTTCACCCCGACCCACGCCTCCTGGATGAACCTGGTCGAGGTCTGGTTCGGCATCGTCGAGCGACAAGCCATCCGCCGCGGAGTGTTCAAGTCCGTCAAAGACCTCAACACCAAGATCCGCACCTTCATCGACGGCTGGAACGACCGCTCCCACCCCTTCGTGTGGACAAAGACCGCCGAGGAAATCCTCAAGAAGGCCAACCGTCCAACAACTTCAAATCCGCGCCACTAG
- a CDS encoding site-specific integrase — protein sequence MARPVNPPYTLGKITTTTHPTLTGQVQARGYFNDANGKRREVTASGKTEPAAKRALTYKVEDARKEHRGGDETLRQDTRVSVAADVWLDWKRRQKTKGKPLSLQTIYDYEGYVRRCITGSVLADLPLTKANDVGKIEAWLTDIADTRGETAAKQARKVLGGILSLAERRGAIPASVMHRVHMPGSKVGSAGDRKCTAEECDYECGKRHLDTRRAFTAEEVSAVMEAAEESAADIADVAAFLFGTGARIAEALHCVFWDDVDLDAGTVRVRGTKTARADRVLTIADDLCERLRQRAALHGTQGLVFGVTRFASKAGQPRDRNNVCKSLRKVFAKAGVPWAGTHTFRRTVATWLDANGAALAEIANQLGHADTNVTANYLGRTGTPTRAASVMVLPTARPLLQAV from the coding sequence ATGGCTCGCCCCGTCAACCCGCCCTACACGTTGGGCAAGATCACCACCACGACCCACCCGACCCTGACGGGTCAGGTGCAGGCACGCGGCTACTTCAACGACGCCAACGGCAAGCGCCGTGAAGTCACGGCGAGCGGCAAGACCGAGCCCGCTGCAAAGCGAGCCCTCACATACAAGGTGGAGGACGCCCGTAAGGAGCACCGTGGAGGCGACGAGACCCTCCGGCAGGACACAAGGGTCAGCGTTGCGGCTGACGTGTGGCTCGACTGGAAACGTCGTCAGAAGACCAAGGGCAAGCCGCTGTCCCTACAGACGATCTACGACTACGAGGGATACGTACGCCGCTGCATCACGGGCAGCGTCCTCGCTGACCTGCCCCTGACCAAGGCCAATGACGTGGGCAAGATCGAGGCGTGGCTAACGGACATTGCTGACACCCGTGGCGAGACCGCTGCCAAGCAAGCGCGCAAGGTACTCGGGGGCATCCTGTCCCTTGCTGAGCGACGCGGGGCCATCCCTGCCAGCGTCATGCATCGCGTACACATGCCGGGATCGAAGGTCGGGAGCGCGGGCGACCGCAAGTGCACCGCCGAGGAGTGTGACTACGAATGCGGCAAGCGCCACCTAGACACCCGCCGCGCGTTCACTGCCGAGGAAGTGTCAGCCGTCATGGAGGCTGCCGAGGAGAGCGCGGCTGACATTGCCGACGTTGCGGCGTTCCTGTTCGGGACCGGAGCCCGAATCGCAGAAGCGTTGCACTGTGTGTTCTGGGATGACGTGGACCTCGACGCGGGAACCGTGCGGGTGCGGGGCACGAAGACCGCGCGTGCTGACCGGGTGCTCACCATCGCCGACGACCTCTGCGAGCGGCTTCGCCAGCGTGCCGCTCTCCACGGGACTCAGGGGCTCGTGTTCGGCGTGACTCGCTTCGCCAGCAAGGCCGGACAGCCGCGAGACCGCAACAACGTGTGCAAGTCGCTGCGCAAGGTCTTCGCAAAGGCGGGTGTGCCTTGGGCGGGCACGCACACGTTTCGTCGCACAGTAGCGACGTGGCTCGACGCAAACGGGGCAGCCCTCGCTGAGATTGCTAACCAACTCGGGCACGCGGACACCAACGTCACGGCCAACTACTTGGGCCGGACCGGGACACCGACGCGAGCCGCATCGGTCATGGTGCTGCCGACCGCTCGCCCGTTGCTCCAAGCGGTGTAA
- a CDS encoding sigma-70 family RNA polymerase sigma factor: MAGKPPDALVSAARTGDQAAWRTLYGAHDRRLTVWLRSLPHGDASDSPEDLAAEAWLLAAAKLGEFRGSDDDFAGWLFTLARNLAANSHRKAVRRRTDPLPVDESADAAWGFARDDVAHVDAQDTTRELLSHLSRREAEVVACIDVVGLDVASTARALGMKPTAVRVARHRALGRLRRILSRPDSAP, translated from the coding sequence GTGGCGGGAAAGCCCCCCGATGCCCTCGTGTCGGCCGCGCGTACCGGGGACCAGGCTGCCTGGCGGACGTTGTACGGCGCGCACGACCGCCGACTGACGGTGTGGCTCCGTTCTCTTCCCCACGGCGACGCTTCGGACTCCCCTGAAGACCTCGCGGCCGAGGCATGGCTGTTGGCGGCAGCAAAGCTGGGCGAGTTCCGGGGCTCTGACGACGACTTCGCCGGCTGGCTGTTCACCCTCGCGCGCAACCTTGCCGCGAACAGCCACCGGAAGGCGGTACGCCGCCGCACCGACCCCCTGCCCGTGGATGAGTCCGCGGATGCGGCCTGGGGGTTTGCCCGAGATGACGTCGCCCACGTTGACGCGCAGGACACCACCCGCGAGCTGCTCTCCCACCTCAGCAGGCGGGAGGCGGAAGTCGTCGCCTGCATCGACGTCGTCGGGCTCGATGTCGCCTCCACGGCGCGAGCGCTCGGGATGAAGCCCACAGCTGTACGAGTCGCGCGGCACCGTGCCCTCGGCCGACTTCGGAGAATCCTGTCCCGACCCGACAGCGCACCCTGA